One Oryza glaberrima chromosome 10, OglaRS2, whole genome shotgun sequence DNA segment encodes these proteins:
- the LOC127785988 gene encoding protein CUP-SHAPED COTYLEDON 1-like, with protein MAGLREMESTLPPGFRFCPSDEELVCFYLRNKVANHRVASGTLVDVDLHAREPWELPEVAKLTAEEWYFFSFRDRKYATGSRTNRATKTGYWKATGKDRIVHEGTTRAVVGMRKTLVFYLGRAPNGQKTTWVMHEFRLETPNSQPKEDWVLCRVFDKKKPSTIEAEGGGSSGSDLFIPGATDGSTDPSSPTTMAPLLGSSPDPTVVDRFDHRSAAVPPLMVLMQGGEDQMISGSGVHCSNNDNSGSSSALLNLTMLQYSFLEHRPTGDDMAVGAHFGTCQGGNNDATMALGMGFEEHGMGEIIEMEPAWRQGGSNCVYRDELYF; from the exons ATGGCCGGGCTGAGGGAGATGGAGTCGACGCTGCCGCCGGGGTTCAGATTCTGCCCCAGCGACGAGGAGCTCGTCTGCTTCTACCTCCGCAACAAGGTCGCCAACCACCGCGTCGCCTCCGGCAccctcgtcgacgtcgacctCCACGCCCGCGAGCCATGGGAGCTTCCCG aggtGGCTAAGCTCACTGCGGAGGAGTGGTACTTCTTCAGCTTCAGAGACCGGAAATACGCGACAGGGTCACGGACGAACCGTGCGACCAAGACAGGTTACTGGAAGGCCACGGGGAAGGACCGGATTGTCCATGAGGGTACAACACGAGCGGTGGTCGGGATGAGGAAGACGCTAGTTTTTTACCTCGGCCGTGCCCCTAATGGGCAAAAGACGACATGGGTCATGCATGAGTTCCGCCTTGAAACACCTAACTCCCAACCTAAG GAGGATTGGGTGCTATGTAGGGTGTTTGACAAGAAGAAGCCATCGACAATAGAAGCCGAGGGTGGCGGAAGCAGTGGCAGCGACCTTTTCATTCCCGGTGCCACCGATGGCTCTACTGACccctcctcgccgacgacgatggCACCTCTCCTTGGCTCATCGCCCGATCCGACAGTGGTGGACAGGTTCGACCACCGGTCAGCGGCGGTGCCACCATTAATGGTACTCATGCAAGGTGGTGAGGACCAAATGATCAGTGGTAGCGGTGTCCACTGCAGCAACAACGACAACTCCGGTAGTAGCAGCGCACTGCTTAACCTGACGATGCTGCAATACAGCTTCCTAGAACATCGGCCAACTGGTGACGACATGGCGGTGGGGGCCCACTTTGGAACATGCCAGGGTGGCAACAACGATGCCACGATGGCACTTGGGATGGGGTTTGAGGAGCATGGCATGGGAGAGATCATAGAGATGGAACCAGCATGGCGCCAAGGTGGTAGCAACTGCGTGTACAGGGACGAGCTCTACTTCTAG